The following proteins are co-located in the Leptospira selangorensis genome:
- a CDS encoding SpoIIE family protein phosphatase, translating into MTKLKFLIPSNLHRFVSQKLLIFCLVFFLGNCERASWIAEDSILSLNGEWEFISDNNTNPDFKKGTKITVPFDFSSDDVYQNFDGCISIRHALPEKIRAWMNQQTSVAIDSGHSSDFAEFYLNETSKLGLIGKTGRRDPYLSGQDGRIVSVLPAAAFRPGGENFIYAKICKIPGKPFHWSGPKVSLGLSESIFKKFGLELSVAFLLAAVYISVGLYHLLLAIRRPSDIFNLYFGLFAIFFSIFHLTNNSTAEILFGSHRQLQSKVDQFSLMMFIGSLLLFIARFFQGKHPKFAVYSAALYGIVGLLDIFVNQYIRDLLLTIIAGLTVVFVLPYISFITGRSAWKGNSDARLLLGGVALIALGGLHDYAVTNRLINSALIMPFTFLAFILGIAFILANRFVRVHNEVEELNASLEEKVRQRTNDLQKSLTEIKELKHQQDGDYFLTSQLMQPLAGNYGHSDIVRAEILCRQKKRFQFRNWQGELGGDLCAVYSLKLKGRPVLVFFNGDAMGKSMQGAGGALIMGTIFKTIVTRTQNTLEMQELFPEHWLRRCYHELKSVFVSFDGRMLISMVVGIVDEESGLMYFVNAEHPQVVMYRDGRADFLSENGMLRKVGVEDPEEVFVVQTLQLKPNDVILIGSDGRDDVQLGINEDGNQIINEDERAFLRDVEEAKAELLQIEALIHSRGDIIDDLSLVRISYKEEMTSVADILDDPFQNQQAPDAISEKSNRRKALRNAIEEKDYIYVGSEGQKYLEKYPDDSAVYLWVSYALARLGNYEKAIDFGEVLLMRDPNHSKNLEHLSKLHYKNGNKVRAEVLLAASKSKID; encoded by the coding sequence ATGACCAAACTGAAATTTCTCATTCCATCTAATTTACACAGATTTGTCTCACAAAAACTTCTTATATTCTGCCTAGTTTTTTTCCTTGGTAATTGTGAGAGAGCCTCTTGGATCGCGGAAGATTCTATTCTCTCCTTGAATGGAGAATGGGAATTTATCTCCGACAATAATACAAATCCCGATTTCAAAAAAGGAACTAAGATCACTGTTCCGTTTGATTTTAGTTCGGATGATGTTTACCAAAATTTTGATGGATGTATTTCTATACGTCATGCGCTACCGGAGAAGATCCGCGCATGGATGAATCAGCAGACCTCGGTTGCAATCGACTCAGGTCATAGTTCTGACTTTGCGGAATTTTATCTAAACGAAACTTCTAAATTAGGTTTAATCGGAAAAACGGGAAGAAGAGATCCTTATCTTTCAGGACAAGACGGAAGGATCGTATCCGTACTTCCTGCTGCTGCATTCCGTCCGGGCGGAGAAAATTTTATATACGCAAAGATCTGCAAGATCCCTGGAAAACCTTTCCATTGGAGCGGGCCTAAAGTTTCCTTAGGACTTTCGGAATCCATTTTTAAAAAATTCGGATTAGAGCTGAGTGTAGCATTTTTACTAGCTGCAGTTTATATCAGCGTAGGACTTTATCATCTTCTTTTAGCGATCAGAAGACCGAGCGATATATTCAATTTATATTTCGGATTGTTCGCGATCTTCTTCTCCATATTCCATCTTACTAATAATTCCACTGCAGAGATACTTTTCGGCTCCCATAGACAATTGCAGTCTAAGGTGGATCAGTTCTCACTCATGATGTTTATAGGAAGCCTTCTATTATTCATTGCAAGGTTCTTCCAAGGAAAACATCCTAAATTTGCGGTATATTCAGCCGCCTTATACGGAATTGTTGGCCTTCTGGATATATTCGTAAATCAATATATTCGGGATTTATTACTTACAATCATTGCGGGACTCACAGTAGTATTTGTTCTTCCTTATATTTCATTCATTACGGGGAGATCCGCATGGAAAGGAAACTCCGACGCAAGATTACTTTTAGGTGGAGTTGCATTGATAGCTCTCGGCGGTTTGCACGATTATGCTGTCACAAACAGACTTATCAATTCGGCACTTATCATGCCTTTTACATTCCTGGCATTTATCTTAGGAATAGCGTTTATATTGGCAAATCGTTTCGTTCGTGTTCACAACGAAGTAGAAGAATTAAACGCTAGTCTCGAGGAGAAGGTCCGTCAAAGAACAAATGACCTTCAAAAAAGCCTAACCGAGATCAAAGAGCTTAAACACCAACAAGACGGGGATTATTTCCTAACTTCTCAATTAATGCAGCCACTCGCCGGAAACTATGGGCATAGCGATATAGTAAGAGCGGAAATACTTTGCCGACAAAAGAAAAGATTCCAGTTCAGAAATTGGCAAGGAGAATTGGGCGGAGATTTATGTGCTGTATATTCCTTAAAATTAAAAGGAAGACCAGTATTAGTGTTCTTTAATGGGGATGCAATGGGTAAATCCATGCAGGGAGCAGGTGGAGCTCTCATCATGGGAACCATTTTTAAGACTATAGTCACAAGAACCCAAAATACTTTAGAAATGCAGGAACTTTTCCCGGAACATTGGCTCAGAAGATGTTACCATGAACTAAAAAGTGTATTCGTGTCTTTTGACGGAAGAATGTTGATCTCCATGGTAGTGGGGATCGTGGACGAAGAATCAGGTCTAATGTATTTTGTGAATGCAGAACATCCTCAAGTAGTGATGTATAGAGACGGAAGAGCAGACTTCTTATCCGAAAATGGAATGTTAAGAAAAGTCGGAGTTGAAGATCCGGAAGAAGTTTTCGTAGTCCAAACACTCCAACTCAAACCGAATGATGTAATCTTAATAGGTTCCGACGGAAGAGACGACGTTCAACTCGGCATCAACGAAGACGGAAACCAGATCATCAACGAAGACGAAAGAGCATTCTTAAGAGACGTAGAAGAAGCTAAAGCAGAACTATTACAGATAGAAGCTCTGATCCATTCCAGAGGAGATATCATAGACGACTTAAGTCTTGTCCGAATTTCTTATAAGGAAGAAATGACTTCTGTTGCGGATATTTTAGACGATCCTTTCCAAAACCAGCAAGCCCCCGATGCAATTTCCGAAAAATCGAACCGAAGAAAAGCACTTAGGAATGCTATCGAAGAGAAGGATTATATCTACGTAGGATCGGAAGGTCAAAAATACCTCGAAAAATATCCGGATGATAGTGCAGTCTATCTCTGGGTTTCTTATGCGCTTGCAAGACTTGGAAATTATGAGAAGGCGATCGACTTCGGAGAAGTTCTTCTAATGAGAGATCCTAACCACTCCAAAAACTTGGAACACTTAAGCAAATTACATTATAAAAATGGAAACAAGGTAAGAGCGGAAGTTTTATTAGCAGCATCTAAATCTAAAATAGATTAA